In the Magnolia sinica isolate HGM2019 chromosome 15, MsV1, whole genome shotgun sequence genome, one interval contains:
- the LOC131226719 gene encoding glutamine synthetase cytosolic isozyme 1 encodes MSLLTDLINLNLSDSTDKIIAEYIWIGGSGMDLRSKARTLTGPVTDPRKLPKWNYDGSSTGQAPGEDSEVIIYPQAIFKDPFRRGNNILVMCDTYTPAGDPIPTNKRYNAAKIFSHPEVVAEVPWYGIEQEYTLLQKDLKWPLGWPVGGFPGPQGPYYCGIGADKAFGRDVVDAHYKACLYAGINISGINGEVMPGQWEYQVGPAEGISAGDELWVSRYILERITEIAGVVVSFDPKPIQGDWNGAGAHTNYSTKSMRNDGGYEIIKKAISKLELRHKEHIAAYGEGNERRLTGRHETADIHTFLWGVANRGASIRVGRDTEKAGKGYFEDRRPASNMDPYIVTSMIAETTILVK; translated from the exons ATGTCGCTACTTACAGATCTCATCAACTTAAATCTCTCTGATTCCACTGATAAGATCATCGCAGAATACATATG GATTGGCGGGTCTGGTATGGATCTCAGAAGCAAAGCaagg ACACTTACAGGACCAGTTACTGACCCTCGTAAGCTTCCGAAGTGGAACTATGATGGCTCCAGTACTGGCCAAGCGCCTGGAGAAGACAGTGAAGTGATTATTTA TCCTCAGGCAATTTTCAAAGACCCATTTAGGAGAGGCAACAACATTCTT GTGATGTGTGACACTTACACACCAGCTGGAGATCCAATCCCAACGAACAAGAGATACAATGCCGCTAAGATCTTCAGCCATCCTGAAGTTGTTGCTGAAGTACCTTG GTATGGGATAGAGCAGGAGTACACCCTTTTGCAGAAAGACTTGAAATGGCCACTTGGCTGGCCCGTGGGAGGTTTCCCAGGTCCTCAG GGTCCATACTACTGTGGTATTGGTGCCGACAAGGCATTTGGGCGCGACGTCGTTGATGCCCATTATAAGGCCTGCCTTTATGCAGGCATCAACATCAGCGGAATCAATGGGGAAGTCATGCCCGGCCAG TGGGAATATCAAGTCGGCCCTGCTGAGGGTATCTCTGCAGGTGATGAGTTGTGGGTTTCTCGCTACATTTTGGAG AGGATTACAGAGATCGCCGGTGTTGTTGTCTCCTTCGACCCCAAGCCTATTCAG GGAGACTGGAATGGAGCTGGGGCTCACACAAACTACAG CACGAAGTCAATGAGAAACGATGGAGGGTATGAAATTATTAAGAAGGCCATCTCAAAGCTTGAGCTTAGGCACAAAGAACATATTGCTGCCTATGGCGAAGGGAACGAGCGACGCCTCACCGGCCGACATGAGACGGCCGACATCCATACCTTCTTATGG GGAGTTGCAAATCGTGGGGCCTCCATTCGAGTCGGGCGAGACACAGAGAAAGCTGGCAAAG GCTACTTCGAGGACAGGAGGCCTGCTTCGAACATGGACCCATATATCGTCACCTCCATGATTGCCGAAACGACCATCCTGGTGAAGTAA